The proteins below come from a single Oncorhynchus gorbuscha isolate QuinsamMale2020 ecotype Even-year linkage group LG12, OgorEven_v1.0, whole genome shotgun sequence genomic window:
- the itprid1 gene encoding flocculation protein FLO11 isoform X6 encodes MEWHASSPTFQTLILELLFRWKNFAERDLIENKSWMLESWRRSWTKKASLYGKQGVGTVQEFLRSSRSSPVLTRWNSLTSAFSAQSAPLSVMDVLNLWSDDPEEVLLDLGFGCDEPDISGRIPARFINNQSSARGINIQVFLDAQKNRMDIENPDVSNRFRQLEVLQQVTTAFSSLVGGASTDSLSESGVPALASAEAREKRKRMGMLLRRVSRKTLSQTQIQTQDSQDTNPTPHSPVAHLQQPLAGPPDRRTHLKRARQGLAESICLTPLVEEQGLASEAPEPHSVPQEGALRLEVGKEYPPLISSGIPTRKKSPGEARESFEMEEIQSFDEGSISGSYMGASDTTAVCVMRTNSCQSDSSGFLEEPFIPSITQHPSPGPELMKALSGISGGSTDSQITVKGASPPSSPPSTSLDPSPPSLSTCHPRPESPLYRPETTSPTEETPRHQDSPTLHSLLSDVLEMTNSAFGARPSLMENTVTEEDGFSSACCAPCHKPDSPLRHVIIIMKTDRETEHFTLESEEAVPIGGEEKAIAEQSGNVQTGTEAVGDQDTDCYGSHEGSLMDSVALVQMKKEMEMKMEVEISSGLEGPVLGPIAVPEVVDQGSETGSVCQDRSSEDLLLGSDPNLSAALSPASPLPPAEPLSASCLPPAEPLSASSPPPVHWETGGSEISEGSSSLVVHEPAPPLNQPTDLPPGPALTSPSEQVSLPSPASSPPPSPSPASCPHQPLASAFLAASSSSPTQSHSPIPNHSLSALTTTPIQSSIPNSPSAHSLTVAPSQAPTPLVPHSGAFRSGRSVSVQMPSSLPSVSHSALRRGAVPHTPSPLGPSFEPLPLTDLTLRQRRNSFSRKAWSDADVSHFAEHRNTAVAMGKADMTPETISLPSPCPSPSMSSSNRWLSRDGSRRSGSFQMKSTSLDTGLWHEEVGDEDRRWERALFSGLSCCCSCDNRCRCCSQNNRHKPSSVSAFPYSLDELEGMMHCMRKFRCVLTDIEEQLSEDQASVYSSLSDTDREEVRDVLELRKAVKQEAVELELQLTDLVHRYDDSFKMKMHRLLDEQSHLYTQLRLLPLIPTTTSTPGSASSRSMATQCCLLPWLPLTDMSRPRPSSQATWDLESRSALPDSSSMGQRLKHGSTGTKPDKLDIVGFIQRLKESLRHSVNTDSLE; translated from the exons ATGGAATGGCATGCATCATCACCAACTTTCCAAACACTCATTTTAGAACTCCTCTTCAGATGGAAGAACTTTGCGGAACGAGACCTGATAGAAAATAAGAGTTGGATGTTGGAATCTTGGAGACGTTCTTGGACAAAAAAAG CATCTTTATATGGTAAACAGGGAGTGGGGACCGTCCAGGAATTTCTGAG GAGTTCCAGGTCCAGCCCAGTTCTCACCAGGTGGAACAGCTTGACCTCCGCCTTCTCAGCACAGTCTGCTCCACTCAG TGTAATGGATGTGCTGAATCTGTGGAGTGATGACCCAGAGGAGGTCCTACTAGATCTGGGCTTCGGCTGTGACGAGCCTGACATCTCTGGACGGATCCCAGCCCGCTTCATCAACAACCAGTCCAGCGCCCGGGGAATCAACATCCAGGTGTTCCTGGACGCCCAGAAGAACCGCATGGACATAGAGAACCCCGATGTCAGCA aTAGGTTCAGGCAGTTGGAGGTGCTGCAGCAGGTTACCACTGCGTTCTCATCCCTGGTCGGTGGTGCATCTACAGACTCCCTCTCCGAGAGCGGAGTTCCAGCTTTAGCTTCAGCCGAGGCCAGGGAGAAGCGGAAGAGGATGGGCATGCTGCTCCGCCGGGTCTCCAGAAAAACCCTCAGCCAGACCCAAATCCAGACCCAGGACTCCCAGGACACAAACCCAACTCCCCACAGTCCCGTAGCCCACTTACAGCAGCCCCTGGCCGGCCCCCCTGACAGGCGGACCCATCTGAAACGAGCCAGACAGGGCCTGGCTGAGAGTATATGTCTGACCCCACTGGTAGAGGAGCAAGGCCTAGCCTCGGAAGCACCAGAGCCCCACTCGGTTCCCCAGGAGGGTGCGCTCAGGCTGGAGGTGGGGAAGGAGTATCCACCCCTGATCTCCAGTGGTATTCCAACCAGAAAGAAAAGTCCTGGGGAGGCCAGGGAGTCCTTTGAGATGGAGGAG ATCCAGAGCTTTGATGAGGGCAGTATTTCTGGGAGCTACATGGGAGCATCTGACACCACAG cagtgtgtgtgatgAGGACTAACAGCTGCCAGTCTGACAGCAGTGGTTTCCTGGAAGAGCCCTTCATCCCGTCCATTACCCAGCATCCCTCACCTGGACCCGAGCTCATGAAG GCTTTGTCGGGAATATCTGGAGGCAGCACTGACAGCCAGATCACTGTAAAAGGAGCTTCACCCCCCTCGTCCCCCCCATCCACTTCCCTGgacccttcccctccttccctctccacgTGCCACCCAAGACCCGAGTCTCCTCTATACAGACCAGAGACAACAAGCCCTACAGAGGAGACACCCAGACACCAGGATTCCCCcacactccactccctcctctctgatgTCTTGGAGATGACTAACTCTGCGTTTGGAGCCAGGCCAAGCCTAATGGAAAACACTGTCACTGAGGAAGATGGATTCTCTTCGGCCTGCTGTGCACCTTGTCATAAGCCAGACTCTCCGTTACGGCACGTTATTATTATCATGAAAACAGATAGAGAAACAGAACACTTTACTCTGGAATCAGAGGAAGCTGTTccaataggaggagaggaaaaggccATAGCGGAACAAAGTGGTAATGTTCAGACAGGAACAGAGGCTGTTGGTGATCAGGACACCGATTGTTATGGGTCACATGAAGGCTCTCTGATGGACTCGGTGGCTCTGGTGCAGAtgaagaaagagatggagatgaaGATGGAAGTAGAGATTAGTTCTGGTTTGGAAGGTCCAGTGTTGGGTCCTATAGCTGTTCCTGAGGTGGTGGATCAAGGCTCTGAGACTGGATCTGTTTGTCAGGACCGGTCCTCTGAAGATCTTCTATTAGGATCTGACCCTAACCTCTCAGCAGCGCTAagccctgcctcccctctccccccagcagaacctctctctgcctcctgtctccccccagcagagcctctctctgcctcctctccccccccagtGCACTGGGAAACAGGTGGCTCTGAGATTTCAGAGGGATCCTCAAGCTTGGTTGTCCATGAGCCTGCCCCCCCATTAAATCAACCAACAGACCTACCTCCAGGCCCAGCTTTAACCTCACCTTCGGAGCAAGTGTCACTTCCATCCCCAGCCTCTTCCCCACCACCATCTCCGTCCCCAGCCTCATGCCCACACCAACCTCTAGCCTCAGCTTTTCTGGCAGCATCCAGCTCATCTCCAACACAATCCCATTCCCCAATCCCAAACCATTCTCTATCAGCCCTAACCACAACACCAATCCAATCCTCAATTCCAAACTCACCATCAGCCCATTCCTTAACCGTAGCGCCATCTCAAGCCCCAACCCCACTCGTCCCCCACAGTGGTGCTTTCAGGTCAGGCCGATCTGTGTCTGTCCAGATGCCCTCCTCCCTGCCCTCTGTCTCCCACTCTGCCCTCCGGAGAGGTGCtgtcccccacaccccctccccGCTCGGCCCTTCCTTCGAGCCCCTCCCCCTGACTGACCTGACGCTCCGGCAGAGGCGGAACTCCTTCTCCAGGAAGGCGTGGTCAGACGCTGATGTCTCCCACTTTGCAGAACACAGAAACACTGCGGTTGCCATGGGAAAGGCAGACATGACACCTGAGACTATATCTCTCCCGTccccctgcccctccccctccatgtcaTCGTCCAATCGGTGGCTGTCTCGCGACGGTTCACGAAGATCCGGAAGTTTCCAGATGAAGTCCACCTCCTTGGACACTGGGCTGTGGCACGAGGAAGTGGGGGATGAGGATAGACGGTGGGAACGAGCCCTGTTCTCTGGGCTttcctgctgctgctcctgtgATAACCGCTGTCGCTGCTGTTCTCAGAACAATCGCCACAAACCGTCCTCCGTTTCAGCTTTCCCT TATTCACTGGATGAACTGGAGGGGATGATGCACTGTATGAGGAAGTTCCGCTGCGTCCTGACAGACATCGAGGAACAGCTGTCAGAAGACCAGGCCTCGGTGTACAGCTCACTCTCTGACACTGACAG agAAGAAGTGCGAGACGTCTTGGAGCTGAGGAAAGCTGTGAAACAGGAAGCTGTAGAGTTGGAACTGCAGCTCACTGACCTGGTTCATCGCTATGACGACAGCTTCAAAATG AAGATGCACAGACTACTCGATGAACAATCTCACCTCTACACCCAGCTAAGGCTCCTGCCCCTGATCCCCACAACCACATCCACCCCTGGTTCTGCCTCCTCCAGGAGCATGGCCACTCAGTGCTGCCTGCTGCCCTGGCTCCCTTTGACGGACATGTCCAGGCCACGCCCCTCATCGCAGGCCACCTGGGATTTGGAGTCCAGATCAGCTCTGCCAGATTCCAGTTCTATGGGCCAGAGGCTAAAACATGGTTCTACAGGCACCAAGCCAGACAAACTGGACATTGTGGGTTTCATCCAGAGA CTGAAGGAGTCCCTACGCCACTCTGTCAATACTGACTCACTGGAGTAA
- the itprid1 gene encoding flocculation protein FLO11 isoform X5: MAAEGATEKRANLVASKVMWSNRDDIPMSAPERSHGSGRAGICRQNNVQQWLRSHEADAKPDHTREAAAGLLKRNASSEDDLALGVEASLYGKQGVGTVQEFLRSSRSSPVLTRWNSLTSAFSAQSAPLSVMDVLNLWSDDPEEVLLDLGFGCDEPDISGRIPARFINNQSSARGINIQVFLDAQKNRMDIENPDVSNRFRQLEVLQQVTTAFSSLVGGASTDSLSESGVPALASAEAREKRKRMGMLLRRVSRKTLSQTQIQTQDSQDTNPTPHSPVAHLQQPLAGPPDRRTHLKRARQGLAESICLTPLVEEQGLASEAPEPHSVPQEGALRLEVGKEYPPLISSGIPTRKKSPGEARESFEMEEIQSFDEGSISGSYMGASDTTAVCVMRTNSCQSDSSGFLEEPFIPSITQHPSPGPELMKALSGISGGSTDSQITVKGASPPSSPPSTSLDPSPPSLSTCHPRPESPLYRPETTSPTEETPRHQDSPTLHSLLSDVLEMTNSAFGARPSLMENTVTEEDGFSSACCAPCHKPDSPLRHVIIIMKTDRETEHFTLESEEAVPIGGEEKAIAEQSGNVQTGTEAVGDQDTDCYGSHEGSLMDSVALVQMKKEMEMKMEVEISSGLEGPVLGPIAVPEVVDQGSETGSVCQDRSSEDLLLGSDPNLSAALSPASPLPPAEPLSASCLPPAEPLSASSPPPVHWETGGSEISEGSSSLVVHEPAPPLNQPTDLPPGPALTSPSEQVSLPSPASSPPPSPSPASCPHQPLASAFLAASSSSPTQSHSPIPNHSLSALTTTPIQSSIPNSPSAHSLTVAPSQAPTPLVPHSGAFRSGRSVSVQMPSSLPSVSHSALRRGAVPHTPSPLGPSFEPLPLTDLTLRQRRNSFSRKAWSDADVSHFAEHRNTAVAMGKADMTPETISLPSPCPSPSMSSSNRWLSRDGSRRSGSFQMKSTSLDTGLWHEEVGDEDRRWERALFSGLSCCCSCDNRCRCCSQNNRHKPSSVSAFPYSLDELEGMMHCMRKFRCVLTDIEEQLSEDQASVYSSLSDTDREEVRDVLELRKAVKQEAVELELQLTDLVHRYDDSFKMEHGHSVLPAALAPFDGHVQATPLIAGHLGFGVQISSARFQFYGPEAKTWFYRHQARQTGHCGFHPETEGVPTPLCQY; the protein is encoded by the exons CATCTTTATATGGTAAACAGGGAGTGGGGACCGTCCAGGAATTTCTGAG GAGTTCCAGGTCCAGCCCAGTTCTCACCAGGTGGAACAGCTTGACCTCCGCCTTCTCAGCACAGTCTGCTCCACTCAG TGTAATGGATGTGCTGAATCTGTGGAGTGATGACCCAGAGGAGGTCCTACTAGATCTGGGCTTCGGCTGTGACGAGCCTGACATCTCTGGACGGATCCCAGCCCGCTTCATCAACAACCAGTCCAGCGCCCGGGGAATCAACATCCAGGTGTTCCTGGACGCCCAGAAGAACCGCATGGACATAGAGAACCCCGATGTCAGCA aTAGGTTCAGGCAGTTGGAGGTGCTGCAGCAGGTTACCACTGCGTTCTCATCCCTGGTCGGTGGTGCATCTACAGACTCCCTCTCCGAGAGCGGAGTTCCAGCTTTAGCTTCAGCCGAGGCCAGGGAGAAGCGGAAGAGGATGGGCATGCTGCTCCGCCGGGTCTCCAGAAAAACCCTCAGCCAGACCCAAATCCAGACCCAGGACTCCCAGGACACAAACCCAACTCCCCACAGTCCCGTAGCCCACTTACAGCAGCCCCTGGCCGGCCCCCCTGACAGGCGGACCCATCTGAAACGAGCCAGACAGGGCCTGGCTGAGAGTATATGTCTGACCCCACTGGTAGAGGAGCAAGGCCTAGCCTCGGAAGCACCAGAGCCCCACTCGGTTCCCCAGGAGGGTGCGCTCAGGCTGGAGGTGGGGAAGGAGTATCCACCCCTGATCTCCAGTGGTATTCCAACCAGAAAGAAAAGTCCTGGGGAGGCCAGGGAGTCCTTTGAGATGGAGGAG ATCCAGAGCTTTGATGAGGGCAGTATTTCTGGGAGCTACATGGGAGCATCTGACACCACAG cagtgtgtgtgatgAGGACTAACAGCTGCCAGTCTGACAGCAGTGGTTTCCTGGAAGAGCCCTTCATCCCGTCCATTACCCAGCATCCCTCACCTGGACCCGAGCTCATGAAG GCTTTGTCGGGAATATCTGGAGGCAGCACTGACAGCCAGATCACTGTAAAAGGAGCTTCACCCCCCTCGTCCCCCCCATCCACTTCCCTGgacccttcccctccttccctctccacgTGCCACCCAAGACCCGAGTCTCCTCTATACAGACCAGAGACAACAAGCCCTACAGAGGAGACACCCAGACACCAGGATTCCCCcacactccactccctcctctctgatgTCTTGGAGATGACTAACTCTGCGTTTGGAGCCAGGCCAAGCCTAATGGAAAACACTGTCACTGAGGAAGATGGATTCTCTTCGGCCTGCTGTGCACCTTGTCATAAGCCAGACTCTCCGTTACGGCACGTTATTATTATCATGAAAACAGATAGAGAAACAGAACACTTTACTCTGGAATCAGAGGAAGCTGTTccaataggaggagaggaaaaggccATAGCGGAACAAAGTGGTAATGTTCAGACAGGAACAGAGGCTGTTGGTGATCAGGACACCGATTGTTATGGGTCACATGAAGGCTCTCTGATGGACTCGGTGGCTCTGGTGCAGAtgaagaaagagatggagatgaaGATGGAAGTAGAGATTAGTTCTGGTTTGGAAGGTCCAGTGTTGGGTCCTATAGCTGTTCCTGAGGTGGTGGATCAAGGCTCTGAGACTGGATCTGTTTGTCAGGACCGGTCCTCTGAAGATCTTCTATTAGGATCTGACCCTAACCTCTCAGCAGCGCTAagccctgcctcccctctccccccagcagaacctctctctgcctcctgtctccccccagcagagcctctctctgcctcctctccccccccagtGCACTGGGAAACAGGTGGCTCTGAGATTTCAGAGGGATCCTCAAGCTTGGTTGTCCATGAGCCTGCCCCCCCATTAAATCAACCAACAGACCTACCTCCAGGCCCAGCTTTAACCTCACCTTCGGAGCAAGTGTCACTTCCATCCCCAGCCTCTTCCCCACCACCATCTCCGTCCCCAGCCTCATGCCCACACCAACCTCTAGCCTCAGCTTTTCTGGCAGCATCCAGCTCATCTCCAACACAATCCCATTCCCCAATCCCAAACCATTCTCTATCAGCCCTAACCACAACACCAATCCAATCCTCAATTCCAAACTCACCATCAGCCCATTCCTTAACCGTAGCGCCATCTCAAGCCCCAACCCCACTCGTCCCCCACAGTGGTGCTTTCAGGTCAGGCCGATCTGTGTCTGTCCAGATGCCCTCCTCCCTGCCCTCTGTCTCCCACTCTGCCCTCCGGAGAGGTGCtgtcccccacaccccctccccGCTCGGCCCTTCCTTCGAGCCCCTCCCCCTGACTGACCTGACGCTCCGGCAGAGGCGGAACTCCTTCTCCAGGAAGGCGTGGTCAGACGCTGATGTCTCCCACTTTGCAGAACACAGAAACACTGCGGTTGCCATGGGAAAGGCAGACATGACACCTGAGACTATATCTCTCCCGTccccctgcccctccccctccatgtcaTCGTCCAATCGGTGGCTGTCTCGCGACGGTTCACGAAGATCCGGAAGTTTCCAGATGAAGTCCACCTCCTTGGACACTGGGCTGTGGCACGAGGAAGTGGGGGATGAGGATAGACGGTGGGAACGAGCCCTGTTCTCTGGGCTttcctgctgctgctcctgtgATAACCGCTGTCGCTGCTGTTCTCAGAACAATCGCCACAAACCGTCCTCCGTTTCAGCTTTCCCT TATTCACTGGATGAACTGGAGGGGATGATGCACTGTATGAGGAAGTTCCGCTGCGTCCTGACAGACATCGAGGAACAGCTGTCAGAAGACCAGGCCTCGGTGTACAGCTCACTCTCTGACACTGACAG agAAGAAGTGCGAGACGTCTTGGAGCTGAGGAAAGCTGTGAAACAGGAAGCTGTAGAGTTGGAACTGCAGCTCACTGACCTGGTTCATCGCTATGACGACAGCTTCAAAATG GAGCATGGCCACTCAGTGCTGCCTGCTGCCCTGGCTCCCTTTGACGGACATGTCCAGGCCACGCCCCTCATCGCAGGCCACCTGGGATTTGGAGTCCAGATCAGCTCTGCCAGATTCCAGTTCTATGGGCCAGAGGCTAAAACATGGTTCTACAGGCACCAAGCCAGACAAACTGGACATTGTGGGTTTCATCCAGAGA CTGAAGGAGTCCCTACGCCACTCTGTCAATACTGA
- the itprid1 gene encoding flocculation protein FLO11 isoform X4 has translation MAAEGATEKRANLVASKVMWSNRDDIPMSAPERSHGSGRAGICRQNNVQQWLRSHEADAKPDHTREAAAGLLKRNASSEDDLALGVEASLYGKQGVGTVQEFLRSSRSSPVLTRWNSLTSAFSAQSAPLSVMDVLNLWSDDPEEVLLDLGFGCDEPDISGRIPARFINNQSSARGINIQVFLDAQKNRMDIENPDVSNRFRQLEVLQQVTTAFSSLVGGASTDSLSESGVPALASAEAREKRKRMGMLLRRVSRKTLSQTQIQTQDSQDTNPTPHSPVAHLQQPLAGPPDRRTHLKRARQGLAESICLTPLVEEQGLASEAPEPHSVPQEGALRLEVGKEYPPLISSGIPTRKKSPGEARESFEMEEIQSFDEGSISGSYMGASDTTAVCVMRTNSCQSDSSGFLEEPFIPSITQHPSPGPELMKALSGISGGSTDSQITVKGASPPSSPPSTSLDPSPPSLSTCHPRPESPLYRPETTSPTEETPRHQDSPTLHSLLSDVLEMTNSAFGARPSLMENTVTEEDGFSSACCAPCHKPDSPLRHVIIIMKTDRETEHFTLESEEAVPIGGEEKAIAEQSGNVQTGTEAVGDQDTDCYGSHEGSLMDSVALVQMKKEMEMKMEVEISSGLEGPVLGPIAVPEVVDQGSETGSVCQDRSSEDLLLGSDPNLSAALSPASPLPPAEPLSASCLPPAEPLSASSPPPVHWETGGSEISEGSSSLVVHEPAPPLNQPTDLPPGPALTSPSEQVSLPSPASSPPPSPSPASCPHQPLASAFLAASSSSPTQSHSPIPNHSLSALTTTPIQSSIPNSPSAHSLTVAPSQAPTPLVPHSGAFRSGRSVSVQMPSSLPSVSHSALRRGAVPHTPSPLGPSFEPLPLTDLTLRQRRNSFSRKAWSDADVSHFAEHRNTAVAMGKADMTPETISLPSPCPSPSMSSSNRWLSRDGSRRSGSFQMKSTSLDTGLWHEEVGDEDRRWERALFSGLSCCCSCDNRCRCCSQNNRHKPSSVSAFPYSLDELEGMMHCMRKFRCVLTDIEEQLSEDQASVYSSLSDTDREEVRDVLELRKAVKQEAVELELQLTDLVHRYDDSFKMEHGHSVLPAALAPFDGHVQATPLIAGHLGFGVQISSARFQFYGPEAKTWFYRHQARQTGHCGFHPESKGPLTPAEGVPTPLCQY, from the exons CATCTTTATATGGTAAACAGGGAGTGGGGACCGTCCAGGAATTTCTGAG GAGTTCCAGGTCCAGCCCAGTTCTCACCAGGTGGAACAGCTTGACCTCCGCCTTCTCAGCACAGTCTGCTCCACTCAG TGTAATGGATGTGCTGAATCTGTGGAGTGATGACCCAGAGGAGGTCCTACTAGATCTGGGCTTCGGCTGTGACGAGCCTGACATCTCTGGACGGATCCCAGCCCGCTTCATCAACAACCAGTCCAGCGCCCGGGGAATCAACATCCAGGTGTTCCTGGACGCCCAGAAGAACCGCATGGACATAGAGAACCCCGATGTCAGCA aTAGGTTCAGGCAGTTGGAGGTGCTGCAGCAGGTTACCACTGCGTTCTCATCCCTGGTCGGTGGTGCATCTACAGACTCCCTCTCCGAGAGCGGAGTTCCAGCTTTAGCTTCAGCCGAGGCCAGGGAGAAGCGGAAGAGGATGGGCATGCTGCTCCGCCGGGTCTCCAGAAAAACCCTCAGCCAGACCCAAATCCAGACCCAGGACTCCCAGGACACAAACCCAACTCCCCACAGTCCCGTAGCCCACTTACAGCAGCCCCTGGCCGGCCCCCCTGACAGGCGGACCCATCTGAAACGAGCCAGACAGGGCCTGGCTGAGAGTATATGTCTGACCCCACTGGTAGAGGAGCAAGGCCTAGCCTCGGAAGCACCAGAGCCCCACTCGGTTCCCCAGGAGGGTGCGCTCAGGCTGGAGGTGGGGAAGGAGTATCCACCCCTGATCTCCAGTGGTATTCCAACCAGAAAGAAAAGTCCTGGGGAGGCCAGGGAGTCCTTTGAGATGGAGGAG ATCCAGAGCTTTGATGAGGGCAGTATTTCTGGGAGCTACATGGGAGCATCTGACACCACAG cagtgtgtgtgatgAGGACTAACAGCTGCCAGTCTGACAGCAGTGGTTTCCTGGAAGAGCCCTTCATCCCGTCCATTACCCAGCATCCCTCACCTGGACCCGAGCTCATGAAG GCTTTGTCGGGAATATCTGGAGGCAGCACTGACAGCCAGATCACTGTAAAAGGAGCTTCACCCCCCTCGTCCCCCCCATCCACTTCCCTGgacccttcccctccttccctctccacgTGCCACCCAAGACCCGAGTCTCCTCTATACAGACCAGAGACAACAAGCCCTACAGAGGAGACACCCAGACACCAGGATTCCCCcacactccactccctcctctctgatgTCTTGGAGATGACTAACTCTGCGTTTGGAGCCAGGCCAAGCCTAATGGAAAACACTGTCACTGAGGAAGATGGATTCTCTTCGGCCTGCTGTGCACCTTGTCATAAGCCAGACTCTCCGTTACGGCACGTTATTATTATCATGAAAACAGATAGAGAAACAGAACACTTTACTCTGGAATCAGAGGAAGCTGTTccaataggaggagaggaaaaggccATAGCGGAACAAAGTGGTAATGTTCAGACAGGAACAGAGGCTGTTGGTGATCAGGACACCGATTGTTATGGGTCACATGAAGGCTCTCTGATGGACTCGGTGGCTCTGGTGCAGAtgaagaaagagatggagatgaaGATGGAAGTAGAGATTAGTTCTGGTTTGGAAGGTCCAGTGTTGGGTCCTATAGCTGTTCCTGAGGTGGTGGATCAAGGCTCTGAGACTGGATCTGTTTGTCAGGACCGGTCCTCTGAAGATCTTCTATTAGGATCTGACCCTAACCTCTCAGCAGCGCTAagccctgcctcccctctccccccagcagaacctctctctgcctcctgtctccccccagcagagcctctctctgcctcctctccccccccagtGCACTGGGAAACAGGTGGCTCTGAGATTTCAGAGGGATCCTCAAGCTTGGTTGTCCATGAGCCTGCCCCCCCATTAAATCAACCAACAGACCTACCTCCAGGCCCAGCTTTAACCTCACCTTCGGAGCAAGTGTCACTTCCATCCCCAGCCTCTTCCCCACCACCATCTCCGTCCCCAGCCTCATGCCCACACCAACCTCTAGCCTCAGCTTTTCTGGCAGCATCCAGCTCATCTCCAACACAATCCCATTCCCCAATCCCAAACCATTCTCTATCAGCCCTAACCACAACACCAATCCAATCCTCAATTCCAAACTCACCATCAGCCCATTCCTTAACCGTAGCGCCATCTCAAGCCCCAACCCCACTCGTCCCCCACAGTGGTGCTTTCAGGTCAGGCCGATCTGTGTCTGTCCAGATGCCCTCCTCCCTGCCCTCTGTCTCCCACTCTGCCCTCCGGAGAGGTGCtgtcccccacaccccctccccGCTCGGCCCTTCCTTCGAGCCCCTCCCCCTGACTGACCTGACGCTCCGGCAGAGGCGGAACTCCTTCTCCAGGAAGGCGTGGTCAGACGCTGATGTCTCCCACTTTGCAGAACACAGAAACACTGCGGTTGCCATGGGAAAGGCAGACATGACACCTGAGACTATATCTCTCCCGTccccctgcccctccccctccatgtcaTCGTCCAATCGGTGGCTGTCTCGCGACGGTTCACGAAGATCCGGAAGTTTCCAGATGAAGTCCACCTCCTTGGACACTGGGCTGTGGCACGAGGAAGTGGGGGATGAGGATAGACGGTGGGAACGAGCCCTGTTCTCTGGGCTttcctgctgctgctcctgtgATAACCGCTGTCGCTGCTGTTCTCAGAACAATCGCCACAAACCGTCCTCCGTTTCAGCTTTCCCT TATTCACTGGATGAACTGGAGGGGATGATGCACTGTATGAGGAAGTTCCGCTGCGTCCTGACAGACATCGAGGAACAGCTGTCAGAAGACCAGGCCTCGGTGTACAGCTCACTCTCTGACACTGACAG agAAGAAGTGCGAGACGTCTTGGAGCTGAGGAAAGCTGTGAAACAGGAAGCTGTAGAGTTGGAACTGCAGCTCACTGACCTGGTTCATCGCTATGACGACAGCTTCAAAATG GAGCATGGCCACTCAGTGCTGCCTGCTGCCCTGGCTCCCTTTGACGGACATGTCCAGGCCACGCCCCTCATCGCAGGCCACCTGGGATTTGGAGTCCAGATCAGCTCTGCCAGATTCCAGTTCTATGGGCCAGAGGCTAAAACATGGTTCTACAGGCACCAAGCCAGACAAACTGGACATTGTGGGTTTCATCCAGAGAGTAAGGGACCTTTGACCCCTG CTGAAGGAGTCCCTACGCCACTCTGTCAATACTGA